In Paraburkholderia sprentiae WSM5005, a genomic segment contains:
- a CDS encoding acyl-CoA dehydrogenase family protein, with product MQTTQHDSFEDIREAVRDLCQQFSGEYFRKIDEARGYPEEFVDALTKAGWLAALIPQDFGGSGLGLTEASVIMEEINRAGGNSGACHGQMYNMGTLLRHGSEEQKRNYLPKIANGDLRLQSMGVTEPTTGTDTTKIKTTAERRGDRYMINGQKVWISRVQHSDLMILLARTTSLADVKRKSEGMSIFIVDLREAIGHGLTVQPILNMVNHETNELFFDNLEIPAENLIGEEGQGFKYILDGLNAERTLIAAECIGDGYWFVDKVTEYAKERVVFGRPIGQNQGVQFPIARSFINVEAASLMRFEAARRFDAHQPCGAQANMAKLLAADASWEAANACLQFHGGFGFACEYDVERKFRETRLYQVAPISTNLILSCVAEHILGLPRSF from the coding sequence ATGCAAACCACGCAACACGATTCGTTCGAGGACATTCGCGAAGCCGTGCGCGATCTGTGTCAGCAGTTTTCCGGCGAGTACTTTCGCAAGATCGACGAGGCGCGCGGCTATCCGGAAGAGTTCGTCGACGCGCTGACGAAGGCCGGCTGGCTCGCCGCGCTGATTCCGCAGGACTTCGGCGGCTCGGGGCTCGGGCTCACGGAAGCGTCGGTGATCATGGAGGAGATCAATCGCGCGGGCGGCAACTCGGGCGCGTGCCACGGGCAGATGTACAACATGGGCACGCTGCTGCGGCACGGTTCGGAAGAACAGAAGCGCAACTATCTGCCGAAGATCGCGAACGGCGACCTGCGTTTGCAATCGATGGGCGTGACCGAGCCGACCACCGGCACCGATACGACGAAGATCAAGACGACCGCAGAGCGGCGCGGTGACCGTTACATGATCAACGGTCAGAAGGTGTGGATCTCGCGCGTGCAACACTCGGACCTGATGATTCTGCTCGCACGCACCACTTCGCTCGCGGACGTGAAGAGGAAATCGGAGGGCATGTCGATCTTCATCGTCGATCTGCGCGAGGCGATCGGTCATGGCCTGACCGTCCAGCCGATTCTGAACATGGTCAATCACGAGACCAACGAGCTCTTTTTCGACAACCTCGAAATTCCGGCCGAGAATCTGATCGGCGAGGAAGGGCAAGGCTTCAAATACATTCTCGATGGCCTGAACGCGGAGCGCACGCTGATCGCCGCGGAATGCATCGGCGACGGTTACTGGTTTGTCGATAAAGTCACCGAATACGCGAAGGAACGCGTCGTGTTCGGCCGGCCGATCGGACAGAACCAGGGCGTGCAGTTTCCGATCGCGCGCTCGTTCATCAACGTCGAGGCAGCGAGCCTGATGCGCTTCGAAGCGGCACGTCGTTTCGACGCACATCAACCGTGCGGTGCGCAGGCGAATATGGCGAAGCTGCTCGCGGCGGATGCGTCGTGGGAAGCGGCCAATGCGTGCCTGCAATTTCACGGCGGCTTCGGCTTCGCGTGCGAGTACGACGTCGAGCGCAAGTTTCGTGAAACGCGTCTGTATCAAGTCGCGCCGATATCGACCAATCTGATTCTCTCGTGCGTGGCCGAGCATATCCTCGGGCTGCCGCGTTCGTTCTGA
- the norR gene encoding nitric oxide reductase transcriptional regulator NorR: MVHSTLVEPTRHAVELTTEAVLDVFTPLILDLSRELSERERYRRLLSALRSLFPSDAAALLRLEGDTLVPLAIDGLSSDTLGRRFRVAEHPRFQALLARPGPTRFAADSDLPDPYDGLVQGMAVGHLEVHDCLGCPLFIRGEPWGLLTLDALDPARFNTLDMASLQAFLGLAAATVSVVERIDALARNGEEAQRRAEAYRLASSESRRELIGSSDAHRRMIKEIEVVAGSDLTVLVTGETGVGKELVANAIHALSPRANKPLISLNCAALPDTLVESELFGHVRGAFSGASADRRGKFELADGGTIFLDEVGELPLAVQAKLLRVLQNGQLQRIGSDHEHRVDVRLIAATNRDLAEEVRAGRFRADLYHRLSVYPLRVPPLRERGRDVLLLAGFFLEDNRSRLGLLSLRLAADAQAALLHYSWPGNVRELEHLIGRSALKALAANRERRRILTLTAADFALSDARDHEASQTAAQGEKSETKDFRSAVTEFERNLVLEALIRNRQNWAAVARELGLDRANLNRLAKRLGLK, encoded by the coding sequence ATGGTTCATTCGACTCTAGTCGAACCGACTCGTCACGCAGTCGAACTGACTACGGAAGCTGTGCTCGATGTTTTTACCCCACTGATTCTCGACCTGTCGCGCGAGCTGTCTGAGCGCGAGCGTTATCGGCGGCTGCTCAGCGCGTTGCGCTCGCTGTTTCCGAGCGATGCGGCCGCGCTGCTACGCCTAGAAGGCGATACGCTCGTGCCGCTCGCCATCGACGGTTTGAGCAGCGATACGCTCGGCCGGCGTTTTCGCGTCGCCGAGCATCCGCGCTTCCAGGCGCTGCTAGCCCGGCCCGGGCCGACGCGCTTCGCCGCCGACTCCGATCTGCCCGACCCCTACGACGGACTCGTTCAAGGCATGGCGGTCGGACACCTCGAAGTGCACGACTGCCTGGGGTGCCCGCTATTCATCCGCGGCGAGCCTTGGGGCTTGCTGACGCTAGACGCACTCGACCCGGCGCGCTTCAACACGCTCGACATGGCCTCATTACAGGCGTTTCTCGGCTTGGCGGCCGCGACCGTGAGCGTCGTCGAACGCATCGACGCGCTGGCGCGCAATGGCGAGGAGGCGCAACGTCGCGCGGAAGCGTATCGGCTGGCAAGCAGCGAGAGCCGACGCGAGCTGATCGGCAGCAGCGACGCGCATCGCCGCATGATCAAGGAGATCGAGGTGGTGGCCGGTAGCGACCTGACCGTGCTCGTCACCGGCGAGACCGGCGTCGGCAAGGAGCTGGTCGCGAATGCGATCCACGCACTGTCGCCGCGCGCGAACAAGCCGCTGATCAGCCTGAACTGCGCGGCGTTGCCCGATACGCTCGTCGAAAGCGAACTGTTCGGGCATGTGCGCGGCGCGTTTTCAGGCGCGTCGGCGGATCGGCGCGGCAAGTTCGAACTGGCGGACGGCGGCACCATTTTCCTCGACGAAGTCGGTGAGTTACCGCTCGCGGTGCAGGCGAAGCTGTTGCGTGTGCTACAGAACGGCCAGTTGCAGCGCATCGGCTCGGACCACGAACATCGCGTCGACGTGCGGCTGATCGCCGCAACCAATCGCGATCTCGCCGAAGAAGTGCGCGCGGGCCGCTTTCGCGCCGACCTCTATCATCGCCTCAGCGTCTACCCGTTGCGCGTGCCGCCGTTGCGCGAGCGTGGCCGCGATGTGCTGCTGCTTGCGGGTTTCTTCCTCGAAGACAATCGCTCGCGACTCGGTTTGCTGAGTCTGCGTCTTGCGGCTGACGCGCAGGCCGCGTTGCTGCACTACTCATGGCCGGGCAATGTGCGCGAACTCGAGCATCTGATCGGACGCAGTGCGCTGAAGGCGTTGGCGGCCAATCGTGAGCGCCGCCGTATTCTGACGTTGACCGCCGCGGACTTCGCGTTGTCCGATGCGCGGGATCACGAAGCAAGTCAAACCGCCGCGCAGGGCGAGAAAAGCGAGACGAAAGACTTTCGCAGCGCGGTCACGGAGTTCGAACGCAATCTCGTGCTCGAAGCGCTGATCCGCAACAGGCAGAACTGGGCCGCGGTCGCGCGCGAGCTGGGGCTGGACCGGGCGAATCTGAATCGGCTGGCTAAACGGCTCGGGCTCAAATAA
- a CDS encoding MmgE/PrpD family protein — MNDHPSLTLATFAAQLDFDRIPHEVVERTVNLYVDWLGSALAGKGARPVETIARFARTAVGATNEGLCELLIDRSRTTPYFAAMINGAASHFAEQDDVHNGSVFHPATVVFPVALALAQAKRASGRDFIAAAVAGYEVGIRIGEFLGRSHYKVFHTTGTVGTVAAAATAGRLLGLLPSKMLDAFGSAGTQASGLWEFLRDGADSKQLHTAMAAANGLMAAQLAADGFKGATHILEGAQGMAAGMSSDADPARLVDRLGSRWATAETSFKYHAACRHTHPAADALLAVMQTHRFAPRDIAKVVAHVHQGAIDVLGPVVAPRSVHQAKFNMGTVLGLVAHHGYAGVTEFEQGFDASEIAAFRDKVTMALDAEVDAAYPARWIGKVTVTTTDGRVFDGRVDEPKGDPGNTLSRDEIATKLHRLAAFTGAASEEEAAQLLRRAWHIAEEKQIGSVFDATSRTMVAA; from the coding sequence ATGAACGACCATCCCAGTCTCACGCTTGCCACTTTCGCCGCGCAACTCGACTTCGACCGCATCCCGCACGAAGTCGTCGAGCGTACTGTCAACCTGTACGTCGATTGGCTCGGCTCCGCGCTGGCCGGCAAAGGCGCGCGCCCGGTCGAGACGATCGCGCGGTTCGCACGCACGGCAGTGGGGGCGACGAACGAGGGCCTCTGCGAGCTGCTGATCGACCGCAGTCGCACCACGCCGTATTTCGCCGCGATGATCAACGGCGCGGCATCGCATTTCGCCGAACAGGACGACGTGCACAATGGCTCGGTGTTTCATCCGGCGACCGTGGTGTTTCCGGTTGCGCTCGCGTTGGCACAGGCAAAGCGAGCGTCGGGTCGCGACTTCATCGCGGCGGCGGTGGCGGGATACGAGGTCGGCATTCGCATCGGCGAATTTCTCGGGCGCTCGCACTACAAGGTGTTTCACACTACGGGCACGGTCGGCACGGTCGCGGCAGCGGCAACGGCAGGACGCTTGCTGGGTTTGTTGCCGTCCAAAATGCTCGATGCGTTCGGCTCGGCGGGCACGCAGGCGAGCGGCCTATGGGAATTTCTGCGCGACGGCGCCGACTCGAAGCAACTGCACACCGCGATGGCCGCCGCGAACGGCCTGATGGCCGCGCAACTCGCCGCCGACGGCTTCAAGGGCGCGACGCACATTCTCGAAGGCGCCCAGGGCATGGCCGCGGGCATGTCGAGCGACGCCGATCCGGCGCGCCTCGTCGATCGGCTTGGCAGCCGCTGGGCGACCGCGGAGACGTCGTTCAAGTATCACGCGGCGTGCCGCCATACGCATCCGGCCGCCGATGCGCTGCTCGCCGTCATGCAGACGCATCGTTTCGCGCCGCGCGACATCGCGAAGGTCGTCGCGCACGTGCATCAAGGCGCGATCGATGTCCTCGGTCCCGTGGTCGCGCCGCGCAGCGTACATCAGGCGAAGTTCAACATGGGCACAGTGCTCGGGCTGGTCGCGCATCACGGCTATGCCGGCGTGACCGAATTCGAGCAGGGTTTCGACGCGAGCGAGATCGCCGCGTTTCGCGACAAGGTCACAATGGCGCTCGACGCTGAAGTCGACGCCGCCTATCCCGCACGCTGGATCGGCAAGGTCACGGTGACGACGACCGACGGCCGCGTGTTCGATGGGCGTGTCGATGAGCCGAAGGGCGATCCAGGCAATACCTTGTCGCGCGACGAGATTGCGACGAAGCTGCATCGGCTGGCGGCGTTTACGGGTGCGGCTAGCGAAGAGGAGGCGGCGCAACTGCTTCGCCGCGCATGGCATATTGCCGAAGAGAAGCAGATTGGCTCGGTATTCGATGCAACTTCGCGCACGATGGTGGCGGCATGA
- the hmpA gene encoding NO-inducible flavohemoprotein, translating to MLSAEHRAIIKATVPLLESGGEALTTHFYNLMLSEHPEVRPMFNQANQASGAQPRALASGVLMYARHIDQLEQLGGLVAQIINKHVSLNVQPEHYPIVGKCLLRAIREVLGADVATDAVIEAWAAAYQQLADLLISLEEKIYAESEAAAGGWRGTRLFRVARKVRESDEITSFYLRPDDGGELLAFQPGQYIGVRLSIHGEEVRRNYSLSAMSDGREYRISVKCEPNGTVSKYLHEHINENDTLDVFAPAGEFTLQPGDKPLVLISGGVGITPTMAMLQAALKTERPVHFIHAARHGGAHAFRDAIDALAARHPQLKRFYCYEQRRTGDADAHAVGYVDEASLKKWLPQTRDVDVYFLGPVAFMKAIKKGLKAIGVPESQSRYEFFGPAAALE from the coding sequence ATGCTATCCGCCGAACACCGCGCCATCATCAAAGCAACCGTACCGCTTCTCGAAAGCGGCGGCGAGGCGCTCACCACGCACTTCTACAATCTGATGCTCAGTGAGCATCCGGAAGTGCGCCCGATGTTCAACCAGGCCAACCAGGCAAGCGGCGCCCAACCGCGCGCGTTGGCCAGCGGCGTGCTGATGTACGCGCGTCATATCGATCAGCTCGAGCAACTAGGCGGCCTCGTCGCGCAGATCATCAACAAGCATGTGTCGCTGAACGTGCAGCCCGAGCACTATCCGATCGTCGGCAAGTGCCTGCTGCGCGCGATTCGCGAAGTACTCGGCGCAGACGTCGCGACCGATGCCGTGATCGAAGCATGGGCCGCCGCATATCAACAACTCGCCGACCTGCTGATCAGTCTCGAAGAGAAGATCTACGCCGAAAGTGAAGCAGCGGCCGGCGGCTGGCGCGGCACGCGGCTGTTCCGCGTCGCGCGCAAAGTGCGTGAAAGCGACGAGATCACGTCGTTCTATCTGCGTCCCGATGACGGCGGCGAATTGCTCGCGTTTCAGCCGGGGCAGTACATTGGCGTACGTCTATCGATCCACGGCGAAGAAGTCCGTCGCAACTATTCGCTGTCCGCGATGAGCGATGGCCGCGAATATCGTATTAGCGTGAAGTGCGAACCGAACGGTACCGTGTCGAAGTATCTGCACGAGCACATCAACGAAAACGACACGCTCGACGTGTTCGCGCCGGCCGGCGAATTTACGTTGCAACCTGGCGACAAGCCGTTGGTGCTGATCAGCGGCGGCGTCGGTATCACGCCGACGATGGCGATGCTGCAAGCCGCGCTGAAGACCGAGCGTCCGGTGCATTTCATTCATGCGGCCCGTCATGGCGGCGCGCATGCATTCCGCGACGCGATCGATGCATTGGCCGCGCGCCATCCTCAACTAAAGCGCTTCTATTGCTACGAGCAGCGCCGTACTGGCGATGCCGATGCGCACGCAGTCGGTTATGTCGACGAAGCGAGTCTGAAGAAGTGGCTGCCGCAAACTCGTGACGTCGACGTGTATTTCCTCGGACCGGTCGCGTTCATGAAGGCGATCAAGAAAGGCCTGAAGGCGATCGGCGTGCCGGAATCGCAGAGCCGTTACGAGTTCTTCGGGCCGGCTGCCGCGCTCGAATAA
- a CDS encoding FAS1-like dehydratase domain-containing protein, with amino-acid sequence MSAAPEKLDDWLNKQAVAEDDITAFPLKALAATLDREESGNTVPPLWHWLYFLPVTPLSEVGPDGHPKRGGFLPPVPLPRRMWAGGRLTFHAPLKIGEHARRTSTIANIEDKTGRSGRLVFVTVQHTIEVDGELKLEEEHDIVYRDAPQQGARPQQPAPAPEDETWRRTIDADAVMLFRYSALTFNGHRIHYDHPYVTQVEGYPGLVVHGPLIATLLVDLVRRELPQATLQSFAFRALRPTFADLPFRVCGKPAADGKTIDLWAKDHEGYLTMRATAALA; translated from the coding sequence ATGTCCGCTGCCCCAGAGAAACTCGACGATTGGCTCAACAAGCAGGCGGTGGCCGAAGACGACATCACCGCGTTTCCATTGAAGGCGCTTGCCGCCACGCTCGATCGCGAGGAAAGCGGTAACACCGTGCCGCCGTTGTGGCACTGGCTGTACTTTCTGCCGGTCACGCCGCTATCCGAAGTCGGTCCCGACGGACATCCGAAGCGTGGCGGTTTTCTGCCGCCCGTGCCACTGCCGCGCCGCATGTGGGCTGGCGGCCGGCTCACGTTTCATGCGCCGCTGAAGATTGGCGAGCATGCGCGGCGCACGTCGACGATCGCCAATATCGAGGACAAGACCGGCCGCTCGGGCCGCCTCGTGTTCGTCACCGTGCAACATACGATCGAAGTCGACGGCGAGTTGAAGCTCGAAGAGGAGCACGACATCGTCTATCGCGACGCGCCGCAGCAGGGCGCCAGGCCGCAACAGCCGGCGCCCGCGCCCGAAGACGAAACATGGCGCCGCACGATCGACGCCGATGCCGTGATGCTGTTCCGCTACTCGGCGCTGACTTTCAACGGCCATCGCATTCACTACGACCATCCTTATGTCACGCAGGTCGAAGGCTATCCGGGCCTCGTCGTGCATGGACCGCTGATCGCGACGCTGTTGGTCGATCTCGTGCGCCGAGAACTGCCGCAAGCGACGCTGCAAAGCTTCGCGTTTCGCGCGCTTCGCCCCACGTTCGCGGACCTGCCGTTCAGGGTATGCGGCAAGCCCGCCGCCGACGGCAAGACCATCGACCTGTGGGCGAAAGACCACGAAGGTTATCTGACCATGCGCGCGACCGCCGCGCTCGCCTGA
- a CDS encoding CaiB/BaiF CoA transferase family protein — MRPLDGIKVITLEHAIAAPFCTRQLADLGARVIKIERPGVGDFARGYDERVHGLSSHFVWTNRSKESLSLDLKQPAAAEILDALVADADVLVQNLAPGAAERLGLGYDTLSHKYPKLIVCDISGYGADGPYRDKKAYDLLIQSESGFLSITGSPGAPAKAGCSIADIAAGMYAYSNILSALLQRGRTGRGCRIDVSMLESMVEWMGYPLYYAIDGQSQPALAGAAHATIYPYGPFPAGDGKTVMLGLQNEREWKLFCERVLERPELATDERFASNSKRTAARDALREVIVAAFAKRSAAHVIDRLDEAGIANAQMNTLADVWAHPQLKARERWQEVGTAKGTIPALRPPGLPSDLEPRMDPVPTLGQHTEAILRELGYDNGRIDALRAAGTI, encoded by the coding sequence ATGAGACCACTCGACGGTATCAAGGTCATCACGCTCGAACACGCGATTGCCGCGCCGTTCTGCACACGTCAACTGGCCGATCTCGGGGCGCGCGTGATCAAGATCGAACGGCCCGGCGTCGGCGATTTCGCGCGCGGCTATGACGAACGCGTGCATGGGCTGTCGTCGCACTTCGTGTGGACCAATCGCTCGAAGGAGAGTCTTTCGCTCGACCTGAAGCAGCCCGCGGCGGCCGAGATTCTCGATGCGTTGGTTGCCGATGCCGACGTGCTTGTGCAGAACCTCGCGCCAGGCGCGGCCGAACGGCTTGGCCTCGGCTACGACACATTGAGCCACAAGTATCCGAAGTTGATCGTCTGCGATATTTCCGGCTACGGCGCGGACGGTCCGTATCGCGACAAGAAGGCGTACGACCTGCTGATTCAAAGCGAGTCCGGCTTCCTGTCGATCACCGGTTCGCCCGGCGCGCCAGCGAAAGCGGGCTGTTCGATCGCCGATATCGCGGCGGGCATGTACGCGTATTCGAACATCCTGAGCGCGCTGTTGCAGCGTGGACGCACAGGACGCGGTTGCCGCATCGATGTATCGATGCTCGAGAGCATGGTCGAGTGGATGGGTTATCCGCTCTACTACGCGATCGACGGTCAGTCGCAGCCCGCGCTTGCGGGCGCCGCGCATGCAACGATCTATCCTTATGGCCCGTTTCCCGCTGGCGACGGCAAGACGGTCATGCTTGGCCTGCAGAACGAACGCGAATGGAAGCTGTTCTGCGAGCGCGTGCTCGAACGGCCTGAACTGGCAACCGACGAACGCTTCGCGTCGAACTCGAAACGCACTGCGGCGCGCGACGCCCTGCGCGAGGTGATCGTCGCGGCGTTCGCGAAGCGGAGCGCGGCGCACGTGATCGATCGACTCGATGAGGCAGGCATCGCGAACGCGCAGATGAATACGCTCGCCGACGTGTGGGCGCATCCGCAACTGAAGGCGCGCGAGCGCTGGCAGGAAGTCGGCACGGCAAAGGGGACGATACCGGCATTGCGGCCGCCTGGTCTGCCTTCCGACCTCGAGCCGCGAATGGACCCTGTGCCCACGCTTGGTCAACATACGGAAGCAATTCTGCGTGAGCTTGGCTACGACAATGGGCGTATCGACGCGCTGCGCGCGGCGGGCACGATCTGA